The window GATGAGCGCTCCATTCAGGCGAAACTCCATCCACCAGTCGGCATTGCACGCGACCCGGACGGTCTCGTCGCGCTCCGCGTGCACGGTACCGAGGATGTATCCGGCGCGCTTCTCGCGAGGAGCCTCGCCGGGCGGGAGCAGATTGATCAAGCCGCCCGGGGTTGCCTTCACCAAGCGACCGGATTGATCGCCGAGGCGGTCTGGTTCTGAGCGCAACTCCGACAGGTCGATATCGGGGGCGGGATCGTTCGTGAAGACCCGCCAGGTCTCCGGCCACTGATAATGCAGCGCGGCGGGGTTCCACGTCACCCCGAGACGCACCGGCAGCGAGTCCCGGGCGGGGACAGCGACCGACTGCCGCACGGGCGAGACCACGGTCTGCTCCGGATCGCTCGTCGTCGCGGAGAGCGTGGCCTGGAGAGGCCGGTCGGCGGGATTGCGGATCGCGAGATCGAGCGCGCTTTCCCGGCCCGGCACCACGACCGCCATGTCGGGCGTTTCCAGGATCGACCGCGCCACCACGGCCTGAAAGGCCGGGTCGACCGCATCCCACAGCAGGTAGACCGGCGTCTCCGTGACCTCGACCCGCACCACGCCCTCCGGCGAGGCCACGGCAGGAGACGTGTTTCCGTAAAGGTCCATGAAGCGGAGATTCCTCGCGCCGTCCGCCGATTCCGCGACCTTCACATAGACATTGTAAAACGCGGGCTGATTGGCCCAGAGCAGGCAGGCGCGCCGGGCATCATTGCGCGAGGCAAAGGAGTAGCCTTCGGCATGAGCCTTGCCCGTCACGAGCTGGCTCTGAAAGGACAGCCCCTTCAGGTGCTCGGTCATGGTCCGGTACGCGAGGAAGGCGGGCAGCGGCTCCTGGTCCGAGCGCAGCATGCCATAGCCGACATCGCCGCGCCGGAAGGCATGCAGGCGGAAGGTCATGAGGTACTCGATGCCTGTGGCCTGCGCGTAAGCCTGCTTTTGCAGCACGGTGGCGGCCTGCACGTCCTCCTGCCGACGGGACCCCACGAACATGCCGGACTCCGTGTCGATGAGCGGCTTGTCCCCCATGCCGGCTGCCTGCGCCGTCCGGCGCACCTGGGCGGCGATGTTCTCCTCCGCGAGCGAACCCGGGCCGTGGGCGTGAAAGGCGATGGCGTCGAGGAACTCCGGCTTCACCCGCTCAAGGAAGCGGCGGGAGTTCGGCCTGCCCGCCGCTCCGAAAAAGGTAATACCGCCGTTCATCACCACCGCGCGTGGATTGCCGCGTTTGATCGCCTGGCAGGTTGCCTCGTAGATCTTCGTATAGGCGTCGATGTCGGGATAGCCGAGGTCGGGTTCGTTGCCGACCTCCCAGTAGACGACCTCGGGCGCTCTGCGGGCGGCGGATTCCGCCAGCGCCAGCCAGGAGGTCCAGACCGCTTCAGAAAACGCGCCGCTCTTTCCCTCCACGGTCACATCGGGAGACGGCGGCCACGCCATGCCCACGACCTCAAGGCCATGCCGGGAAAGGATGGCGAGGTCGCGCGTGTCGTCCGACCACGCGCCCGGCCCGATGCCAAATCCCGCCGTGCGCAGGATGTCTGCGCCGGAGGCCAGCACCCAGCCGAGGAGGTCGCACTGGCCCTGCTCAGCCTTCCGACCCGGCGCGGCCGGCTGCGGCGAACGAGCCTTGACGCCGCCATAGTTCGGATCGAGCCCATAGAGAAAGTCGCCTTTCGCCGCGCGGGGGATCTCCGCGGACGAAATGACACCCACGTAATAATCCCGCTCCGCCAGGGTCGCGCCGCCCGCCTGCACGGTGAGGATGAGGTCGTAGACGCCGTATTTCAGCCCGTCCGTATCGAGGGTCGCGGTGACGGAAGCCTCGCCGCACGCGGGCAAATCGAGCGCTCCGGATTTCTCAAAGATCTGCGTTCCCTGCCGGTCGAGAAACCGCAGCGTGTACCGCGCCGCGATTGCCTCCGCGCGATCATTTCGCACCGGCAGCTCGACGACTGGCCTCGCACCCCGCGCAAACAGGAGCCTGCCGCCCGGTGTCACCGCCGCCTTGCAACGCACATCGGGAAATGCCGTACCAGGAGGCAGATAGTGATTGCAGATGATCGACTCGTGATCTGGCGGTGGCGAGGGGGCCGGATTTTCCCCGGCGAGCGCCTGAGCGCGAACCGCCATCAGCGCGAGGCCAATGGCGGAGACCCGGAAGAACGAACCGGCGGCAGATCGGAACATGGAAGATGAAAGCAGCAAAATCGTAAGGTGATGGGAGGGGACGCCGGAGCAGCGCCCCGGCCATGCCCGCAAGAATCCGCCGCCCCGCGCAAAATCTCAAGGCCACGAAATGCTGACGCGTCAACCAAAGCCGTCCACACCTCACGCTGACGTGTCAACTTGATTGCCAATTGTCATTCCGGGGCCATGGGAACATTGTACCTCCAGCACCCCGCTCCCCTCCCATGACCAGACTGTTTCCCATCCTCATCACCGCCGCCCTGGCGATGCTGCCGCAACTCCCGGCCGGGGTGATTCTTTCCACGGATTTCAAAGACGCCGAGGTTCGCTCCTATACGAACGCGGACACCATTGGCTCGGGCGAGGCCCAGATGTCGACGCGACTGGAGATCCCCAACGTCGAGATCCTCGTGGCCGAGGCCGACGGTGCGCATGTGCTGGAGTTTATCAACAACGGCACGGAGTGGGGCCAGGCGGGAGCAGTCAAAACAATCGCGCCCGAGGTCGCCGCGGAGAAGGCGCTTGTCCTGAAGGGCGCCGTGGTCTTCACGCCGCTCACGGTCTCCGGCGGTCGGGGGATCTTTCAGGTCGCGATCAACAGCGGTGACTGGCTCACCACCAGCAAGACCGTGACCGCCGTACATATCACACTCGAGAGCAACCTCGGCCTGAAATACGTCTCCGACGCCGGATCGAAGCCCGCCGCGAAGCTCCTGGCCGACACGCGGTACCGGCTCGAGTTTTCCGTCGATTTCAGCAACCCGCAGCAGAACACCTGGGAGTTCTCGGTGTACCTCGACGATGACGCGGCGGGCAAGGAACCGATCTTCTCCTCCGGGCCGCTCAATACCCGCGCGCCGCATATCACGCCCGGCATCTTCGCCCTCGGCTGCGGCGTGGGCGGCGGGGCCAGTTCCGATCCCTTTGTCAGGATTCATCGCGTGAGCCTCACCCAGGCCGCCGCCAGCACTTCCCGGTGATGAAGATCGTCGTACTCCATCGTGGCCCAGGCTCCAGGCGCTCCGCCTTCACCCTGATCGAACTGCTCAGCGTGATCGCCGTCACCGCGATCCTGCTCGTGCTCCTTTTTCCCGTGGCTGGAAAGGTGAAGGACAACGCCAACGCCTCCCGGTGCGCGTCCAACCTGCGCCAGCTCGGCATCGCCGCCATGACCTGGTCGGCGGAGAATGATAACTACATCGTCCCCTGCGACCAGGGCAGCGATGGCGCGGCCCTCTGGCCCTCGCTCCTCGCCCCGTATGTCGGGATGGAGTACGAACTCAACAATCCCGCGCGGCAGCCCTCGCTCTACCATTGCCCGGCCTCGGTGAGCGACTTTACGCCCACCGAACGCGGAGCGTATTTCGTCAGCTACCGCGCTGCCATCACCGGACCCGCGAAGGGCGCAAACTCCTATCATCCAAAATACACCATGCTCAGGGCCTCTGCCGTGAACCCCTCGGGCTTCGTCCTCCTGGCCGACGGCAAACCCCGCAAGCCCACGAACTGGCGCGGATGGTTCGGCACCAGCTCGGGGGACAAGGACCTGCTCGGCTTTTACCACGGCGACCGGGCCAACCGCCTCTACCTCGACGGACACGTGGACTCGCAGGAACTCACCGGCTGGACCCCGATGACGCAGGAAAACTGGACCCAGCTCGGGTACTCGGGCAACGTGCGCACGTATTGACCTTCCCTCAACCAGAATGACCACGGTCGAGAATTCCCGGCTTTTCGTCCCCTGGCAGGACCCCGTCTCGGGCGTGACCAGCCACCTGCTGCGGGAGCGCGTCGCCCCCATCCAGCAATCCTTTTACTTTACCAACCGGAGCTTCTCGCTCGATGGGCGGTACCATTGGTTCTACTGCGCCTTTCCTCCCGGAGGGGATGCCTACCAGGGCCGCTCGCTGGGCGTGACCGACTTCGCCACGCAGGAGGTGCGCTGGTTTCCCGAGACGCAGTTCGCGGATGCGTCTCCCTGTGTGGATGAGAGGACGGGCGAGGCCTATTGGACGACAGGGCTGGAGGTATGGAGTCGCGGTCCGGGGTTGAACGACACCGCCCGGCGCGTGGGGGAGTTCCCCGCCGGGCTGGCGCGTGGGCGGAGGCCGCTCCGGCTCGCAACCCACCTGGGATTCACCGCCGACCGCTCTTCACTCATCATCGACGCGCAGATCGGCGACGAATGGTTCGCGGGCGACCTGCCGCTCGATGGGTCGGGCTTCCGGCTGTGGCAGAGATTTGACCGCTGCTACAACCACGCGCAATTCAGCCCGACTGATCCCGGCCTCATGCTCATCGCCCAGGATACCTGGACCGGTGCCTCCACGGGTGCGCCGGGCGGCATCGACGACCGGCTCTGGCTCCTGCGGCGCGGCGAGATCGCGCGGCCCGTATATCCCGACGATCCCTCGCCGCTCCGGGGACACGAATGGTGGGACCCCGACGGCGAGCACATCTGGTACGTGCGCTACCACGAGGGCACGGAGCGGGTGAACATCCGCACCGGCCAGCGCACGCTCTTCCCCGGCGACTGCATCCACTCGCACGCCGACAGGACCGGTCAATACATCGCAAGCGACATGGCGCTGTCGCCCGAGGAGTGGACGGTGACCTTTACGAATACGGCGACCCGCCGGACCGTCGCCATCGCGTCGCACCTCCCGGCTCCGGCCCTGCCCCGCCGCCGATACCACGTGCACCCGCATCCCCAGTTCTGCCTGGAGGACCGCTATATCTGCTACACGACCAATGTCCTCGGCGCGGTGGATGTGGCCTTTGCCTCCGTGGCGGAGCTGATCGAGCGAACGTCGTGACGGAATATCGGAAGCGAGACCACGGTCCCGAACGAAAGGGCTGGAATCGGCGGCACGTCCTCGAGGCCGAGCATCTCTGGGGAAGCTAGCTCCCGCCGTGCGGGTTTGGGCCTGTGGTGTCCGAAAGTCTGTGTTTGGCGTCGATCTGGCACCATCTCCCCATGAGGTCGGGGAGCGTATCCTCCAATGGGGCCGGAGTGGAGGGCGTCGGAAAGCGCAACCGGGCGCGAATTTCTCGCGTGGAATTTCTCCACTCCCATCGTGAAATTCCGTTTGACGGGACGCATTGACCAGAGTCAATTCTCGGGCATCTGGCGGTCACGTTCGGAGTCGATTGCTATACCTGAATTTTCATTTCCACCATGGTCAGCAGGGTCAAAAGATTCAAAATGGGTTTGGGTAATCGCTTCCCAAGATATGTGGCGAGCGCCCTGGCCTCTGCTGCTGTGCTCAACTGGGGGTTCGCCGCGACGACGGAATCCACGCCCGGCTTCACGGTGACGCCTGCCGTCGGGAATGACATCACGGCCACCTTTGATCCCGCCGCGCCCGGGGTCACCTACCCGGGCTATGTCAAGCTGATCCGCGAATCTGGAGACTCCCAGGCATATACGCTGACATCCAATATCATCGGACCCGTCAGCGTCAGCGATCCGAACGCCTACGGGCTCTTCTTCATCTCTTCCGACAGCGGGGATCTCACGGTCAATACCGATGGCGACATCGTTTTCAGCGACGCCAAGGCGTTCAACAATCTCGCGGGCGCCCTCGGCAATGCCGCTGTCTTTGCCCTGGGCGAATCCACCGCCTCCAATGTAGGCGCCGGTATCACCTTCAACCACTCGGGCAACCTGACTGTCAATGGCACCGGGCGGGGACCTCTGGCCAATCCGATCGAACTGCTCCCCACGGCATTCCGCACAGCGGAACTCAGCGGAATCCAAGCCGTCTCCACCGGAGATAACAATGTCACCACCGGACAGACCTGGGCCGGCGGCAACATCCAGGTCACGACCGACAATGGCTCCACCATCACGATGACGCAGTCGGACGCATCGGTCATTACCGCGGGTATTTCCGCCTCTTCGGCTGCGGGTCCTGGCACCAGTTTTGGCAGCAACCCGACGCTCAACCAGGTGGGCGTCAGTCACACGAGCAAGATCGATGTCACCGCCAACCTCGGGGCCGGTATCTTCGTCACCACCACCGGAGCCCAACTGAACAGCCCGCTCGCGACAGGGGGAACGATTGAGGTTCACCTCTACGAGAGCGTCGGCGGAACTTCGATCCGGGTGAATGATCACGACGGCGACACCGGCCAGACCGGGGTGGGAATTTACGCCGTCAGCGAAGCCTATACCCCTGACGAGCCGAACATGGGATCGAATGTCTCCGGCGGCCAGACGGAGGTCGACCTCGACCGCAACACCAGCGTCTCGGTGGGCAATGCCGACTCGCTCCTTTCCATCGGCGTGCTCGCCGTCAGCGCTGGCACGAACGCGCTGATCAACCCCTACACCTCGCAGACCGTCAACAAGGGCGGCAGCGGCTACGGGGGTACTGCCGCCGTGACGAATGACGGCACAGTCTCAACCCGAGGGAAGGTTTCCGTCGGTATTGCCGCGCTCAGCCTGGGAGGCGCCGCCCAGGTGACATCCGTCTCGGGCTCGAGCGGACAAAGCAGCTATCTCGGAAGCGCAGGATCGACAGACGGAGGCGGCGGCACCGTCTCGGTCACCAACGGAGTTTACGGCCAGATCCTCACCCTCGGAGAGGGCGCACATGCCATCCTCGCCATCAGCTCGGCCAGTGGCGGACTCGTGAACAACGACCTCGCCGCCGCGGGCACTCTGGCCCCACCCGGCTCTCCGATCAATCAACTCACCGGAACCTGGGAGGACAACAACACCGGCCTGATACTGGGAAACAACTCCAGCAGTTCCACCGGCCATGACGGAGGGTCTGTCACAGTCAATAACTGGGGATTGATCACCACCGGCGACGGAATAGTCCCCTCGGCGGCCTCGATCGGCATTCTCGCCCAGAGCCTGGGAGGTGGCGGAGGAAACGCCGGAGGCGATCAGGCGGCGTTATTCATCGGTGACAAGGGCGGCAAAGGCGGCAATGGAGGACTCGTCCACGTAAACACCTACGCCGGGAGCACGCTGGAAACCTTTGACGTCAACTCTGTCGGCGTCCTGGCCCAAAGCATCGGCGGAGGCGGCGGCAACGGAGCCAATGCCAAGGGCATCTTTGTCGCGGTGGGCGGTCGCGGCGGCCAGGGCGGCTCGGGCGGCGTCGTGAATATCGATCACGCGGGCAGCGTCACGACATTGGCGGATCATTCGTCGGGTATCATCGCCCAAAGCATCGGTGGCGGCGGCGGACACGGGGGCGCGGCGACCACGATCTCGCCGGTCTTCTCGGCTGGCATCGGCGGCAAAGGTGGCAGCGGTGGTGCCGGTGGCACGGTCTCGGCCACGCTCGAAGCGACTTCTTCCGTCCATACTTACGGGAACAACTCCGCAGCGGTGCATCTGCAATCTGTCGGCGGCGGGGGCGGAACCGGCGGGGCCGCCATGTCGGACTCCGCAGGGGGTCTCGCCATCAGCATCGCCGTGGGCGGGCACGGAGGAACCGGAGGCAATGGCGGGGAGGTCAGTGGAACCAACCTGGGCACCATCACGACAGGAACCGGTATCAGCACGGGAGCGCCGTCGATCGATGGCAGCGACTCCTACGGCCTTTTTGCTCAAAGCGTGGGCGGTGGCGGCGGCCATGGCGGATCGGCGATCGCCAAGTCGCTCACCTCCGGTCTTGGCGAGTATCCGTCGATCGGGATCGATCTCGCGCTCGGCGGTTTTGGCGGCACAGCCGGAAATGGCAGCACGGTCGGCCTGCAGAATGAGGGTTCCGTCACCACCTGGGGAGACGGCTCCCACGCGGTCTTTGCCCAAAGCGTAGGCGGAGGCGGCGGCTCGGGTGGCGACTCGACCGCGATGGCGGCCGTCATTGACTCCGGCGTCCCCGAGGTTCCCATCACGATCGCCCACGGCGGCAATGGCGGAGGCGGCGGCAACGGCGGAGACGTGACCCTCTCGAACGAGACCGGAACCGCATCGATCACCACCCACGGCCAAAATGCGGCGGGACTTTTTGCCCAGTCGATCGGCGGCGGCGGCGGCAATGGCGGCATCGGCAACGCCGTGGCCAAGACACCCAACCTGGGTCCCGATACCACAAACATCGTGGTCAATCTCGGCCTGGGCGGGAAGGCGGGCGGCGGCGGGGATGCGGGGTTTATCAATCTGTCCAATGACGGGACCATCCAGACATCAGGCTCCGGCTCACAGGGCATCCTCGCCCAGGCCATCGGCGGCGGCGGCGGCAACTCCGGGGGAGGCAGCGCCTCTGGCGGAAATAACAGCTACGAATTTGACCTCGCCATCGGTGCGACGGGCCCCCACGGCGGCTCCGCGACGGTAGGCTCCGGCGTCAACGACGGCTACTCGGTGCTCGTCACCAACAGCGGCTCGATCTCCACCACGGCGGGCGATGCCACAGGCATCCATGCCCAGTCGATCGGCGGCGGCGGCGGCAATGGCGGCACATCCGATATCGAGGCCTCCACCGGCCCGCTTGCCAATCTCGCCAATCTTCTTGCTCCCGCCACCACCTATGCTTCGACCATCGCTGTCGGCGGCAAAGGCGGCACCGGCGGACAGGGTGGCGCAGTCAAGGTGGACAACACGAGCGGCAGTTCGATCGCCACCACGGGAACACGCTCGCACGGCGTCTTTGCCCAGTCGATCAGCGGTGGCGGCGGCACCGGCGGAGCTGCCAATGCGACCTCCAACTCCGCCGTCATCGACCCCTTCACCTATCAGGACCCCCCGCCCCCCGACCCGGAGCACCCGAACGATCCTCCTGATCCCCCGGAACGGAATAACAACTACAGCATCAACGCGTCCGTCGGCGGCGCTGGAGGCGACTCCCACGCGGGCGGCCAGATCGATCTCACCAACGAGGGTTCGATCTCGACCTCCGGCTACAGTTCTCAGGGGCTTTTCGCCCAGTCCATCGGCGGCGGCGGCGGCGTGGCGGCCGACGGCTCGCTCGATACCCGCACGACCCTCAGCCTCGGCGTCCGGATCAATGGTGCCAGCGGCGAGTCGGGCTCGGGGGGCGCCGTCACTATTTCCAATACCGGCTCGATTACTACCTCGCAGAATGACGCCTACGGTGTCTTCGCCCAGTCCATTGGCGGAGGCGGCGGACTCGCCACCTCGGGTTCCGACATTCCCTTTGTCGTCAGCCCGACCTTCGGCGTCTATCCGAACCTGCATGTCGGAGTAAACCTCGGCATCAACCTGAACAACAACACAGCTGTCGATGGCGGAAAGGTCGCGGTCACCAACGGCGGCGCGACCTCCGGGCAGGGAATCGTCCATACTCAGGGCGACCTCTCCATGGGCCTCGTCGCCCAGTCGGTGGGAGGAGGCGGCGGCAAGGCGGGAACCATCTTTGGCACCAACAGCATCGCCCTCCCCGACCTCGATGTGCGGCTCGGTGCGGACAAGGGCTATGGCAACGGAGATACCGTGACCATCACCCTCGCGCCCTCCTCGGATATTCGTACGGGCAACGCGGGTGACGGGCGCGGCTTCGCGGCCTACGGCATCGTGGCGCAAAGCATCGGCGGCGGCGGCGGACTCTCGACGGACGGCTCGGCAGCCGCCACCGGCACGATCGCCCTCGGCGGATCAAGCAGCGATGCCAAGGGCGATGGCAATACGGTGACGCTCCAGGGAACCGGTCTCGTGTCCACGCAGGGCGAGGCGGCGCATGGTGTCGTCCTGCAATCGATCGGCGGCGGCGGTGGCATCGCGGTAACAGGAAGCAGCCTCGCGTATCAAGGCAGCCTCGACGGAGTCACGCCCCCTGCCCTCACGCTCGGCGGCACCCACTCGTATGGCCATGGCGGAACCGTGAGCGTCGACAACGCCCTGCTCAATGTGAGCACCGCAGGCGACAACGCCTTTGGTGTGGTCCTCCAGTCGATCGGCGGTGGCGGCGGCATTGCCACGTCGAAACAAACCGGCGGCGACATGACCCTCGGGCGGACGGGAACCAACGACGACCAGCAGGAAGGCGGCGCGATCAACGCGACCTTCGCCCAGGGGACCACCATCACGACCACCGGCGACGGCGCTCACGCGATCGTCGTCCAGTCGATCGGGGGCGGCGGCGGAATCGCGAACCCCGAGGCCGGTCAAGGCACCCTCATCAATGTCTTTGACCAGGAAGATCAATCCCATGGCTATGGCGGCGAGACCCATGTCTCCGTGAACGGGACCGTTTCGACCTCGGGAGTCGGGGCCAACGGCATCCTCGCGCAGGTCATTGGCGGCGGCGGCGGCCTCCAGGGCAGCTGGGCAGGCAGCACCGGCGGCACCAATTCCTCCACCGATGGCAGCAAAAATGGAACCCTCACGATCACCCAGACGGGCACGATCTCGGCCACGGGCACGCACTCGATCGGTATCTTCGCACAAAATGTCGCCGGAAACGGCAGCGCGGGCAATGACATCACCATCACCGTGAACGGTTCCGTATCCGGGACCGACTACGGCATCCGGGTCGATGGCGGGAAAACCAACCACATCCAGGTCAACGGCAGTGTTTCCGGCGGGATATATTACACCACGGGCAACAACCTGAACGTCACCAATGCGGGCACGGTCACCGGCAACATCTCGCTCAATGAGGATGCCACCGGCACGTTCACGAATGAAGACACCGGCATCTTCAATACCGGAACGTCGATCGTTGCCACGGTCAGCAACATGGGAACGCTCCTCGTTGGCGGCGATGGCTCGGTAACCGACACCTACATGACCGGCCACTATACGCAGAGTCAATACGCCCTCATGCAGTTCGACGTCCTCTCCAGCCAGAGCTTCGACCAGTTTATATTTTCCAGCGATGGCCATGGGACATTTGATGGCGCGCTTTACGTCATGGTGGCCAACAACGGCTGGGATCTCCGCGCAGGCGACACCCTCACCCTCATCGGCGCGGCCGCGACCGGCACGAATACCTTCACCGCAGGATTCCTCGACGACATGGCCATTTACGGCCTCGGAGTCGGGGTCGATGCCTACCTCTTTGAGGACACGGACCACTCGATCAAAATGAGTGTCACCGCCGTTCCCGAACCTGCGACCACTTTCCTCATGCTGGCCGGAGGAGCGGTCGTGTTCCTGCTACGTCGTCGTATGAGCCGACGGCAGGCTCCCCGGTAAGCCCGGCCAGCGCGATCACGAGCCACACCAGACTCGGATTCCCTCAATGCACGCGGGGCCGACCCGGACCGCTGCCCCGGGGTGCTGTTCCCCCCGGGAGGTTTATTGAATCCTCGCCCGGGTCCGCATATAAGTACCTGCCTGCATATGGTGGGAACGCGCAAAAGGACTTCAGGAACGCCGCCGCGAGGTTCGTCGGCTCGCCTGCCCGCCGCCTCGGTTGCCCGCCAGGAATGCGCTGTCCAGTGAACCCTATCATGAAAACCCGACTCCTTTCCGCCCTGCTCGCCGCGATCGCCTTCGCGGGCTGCTCGACACCGTTGTACTATGGACCGAAGCGCGACATCGGCGGCTGGGAGGTGGACCGTCTCGCGGCGGATTCGTTCCGCGTGAACTTCCGGGCCAGCAGTTACGCTGCCGACAAGATCGTCGATGACTATGCGCTGCTGAAAGCGGCCGACACGGCACAGGAGTATGGTTTCCGCTATTTCTCGGTCGTGAACAAACAGGACATCGGCCGCACGACAGAGGTCGATCAATGGGCCAACTCGTATGCCACCGGGACCTATGGGCCGACCGGCGGGATGACATCGAGCACGCAATCCTACAACCAGACCGCCTCCGTCTACCGGCCGGGCTCCTCGCTCAAGATCATCTGTTTCAAGAACCCGCCCGCCAATCATCCCGGCACGGTTTATGACGCAAAGGAAGTCTCCGAGCGCCTGCGCGCCAGATACCAGATCGCAGGATAACGGGCGGGCGCACCGCCAGCGCGCCGTATTTCCTGCGCCCAGAGCTGGACGGCCATGCCAGCCTCATTGGTGAAAGACACCCGCAGGGAGCGCCATTGGGTGGACCGTGCCCGATAGCCCGCCTGGCGCAATTTGCCGACCAGGAGCGGGCGGCCCGACCCTCCGCCAGACTCCCCGCGCGTCCGGAGAAAACCCAAGACTCGCGGAATCGCCCGGGGCGCGGAGAGCCGGGCAAGCCTCAGCCGAATGAGAAGCAACAGGACGCCCGACGCCGAAGCGCCGGGCGGGTGGGTTACTTC of the Terrimicrobium sacchariphilum genome contains:
- a CDS encoding type II secretion system protein, which gives rise to MKIVVLHRGPGSRRSAFTLIELLSVIAVTAILLVLLFPVAGKVKDNANASRCASNLRQLGIAAMTWSAENDNYIVPCDQGSDGAALWPSLLAPYVGMEYELNNPARQPSLYHCPASVSDFTPTERGAYFVSYRAAITGPAKGANSYHPKYTMLRASAVNPSGFVLLADGKPRKPTNWRGWFGTSSGDKDLLGFYHGDRANRLYLDGHVDSQELTGWTPMTQENWTQLGYSGNVRTY
- a CDS encoding PEP-CTERM sorting domain-containing protein (PEP-CTERM proteins occur, often in large numbers, in the proteomes of bacteria that also encode an exosortase, a predicted intramembrane cysteine proteinase. The presence of a PEP-CTERM domain at a protein's C-terminus predicts cleavage within the sorting domain, followed by covalent anchoring to some some component of the (usually Gram-negative) cell surface. Many PEP-CTERM proteins exhibit an unusual sequence composition that includes large numbers of potential glycosylation sites. Expression of one such protein has been shown restore the ability of a bacterium to form floc, a type of biofilm.) — protein: MASALASAAVLNWGFAATTESTPGFTVTPAVGNDITATFDPAAPGVTYPGYVKLIRESGDSQAYTLTSNIIGPVSVSDPNAYGLFFISSDSGDLTVNTDGDIVFSDAKAFNNLAGALGNAAVFALGESTASNVGAGITFNHSGNLTVNGTGRGPLANPIELLPTAFRTAELSGIQAVSTGDNNVTTGQTWAGGNIQVTTDNGSTITMTQSDASVITAGISASSAAGPGTSFGSNPTLNQVGVSHTSKIDVTANLGAGIFVTTTGAQLNSPLATGGTIEVHLYESVGGTSIRVNDHDGDTGQTGVGIYAVSEAYTPDEPNMGSNVSGGQTEVDLDRNTSVSVGNADSLLSIGVLAVSAGTNALINPYTSQTVNKGGSGYGGTAAVTNDGTVSTRGKVSVGIAALSLGGAAQVTSVSGSSGQSSYLGSAGSTDGGGGTVSVTNGVYGQILTLGEGAHAILAISSASGGLVNNDLAAAGTLAPPGSPINQLTGTWEDNNTGLILGNNSSSSTGHDGGSVTVNNWGLITTGDGIVPSAASIGILAQSLGGGGGNAGGDQAALFIGDKGGKGGNGGLVHVNTYAGSTLETFDVNSVGVLAQSIGGGGGNGANAKGIFVAVGGRGGQGGSGGVVNIDHAGSVTTLADHSSGIIAQSIGGGGGHGGAATTISPVFSAGIGGKGGSGGAGGTVSATLEATSSVHTYGNNSAAVHLQSVGGGGGTGGAAMSDSAGGLAISIAVGGHGGTGGNGGEVSGTNLGTITTGTGISTGAPSIDGSDSYGLFAQSVGGGGGHGGSAIAKSLTSGLGEYPSIGIDLALGGFGGTAGNGSTVGLQNEGSVTTWGDGSHAVFAQSVGGGGGSGGDSTAMAAVIDSGVPEVPITIAHGGNGGGGGNGGDVTLSNETGTASITTHGQNAAGLFAQSIGGGGGNGGIGNAVAKTPNLGPDTTNIVVNLGLGGKAGGGGDAGFINLSNDGTIQTSGSGSQGILAQAIGGGGGNSGGGSASGGNNSYEFDLAIGATGPHGGSATVGSGVNDGYSVLVTNSGSISTTAGDATGIHAQSIGGGGGNGGTSDIEASTGPLANLANLLAPATTYASTIAVGGKGGTGGQGGAVKVDNTSGSSIATTGTRSHGVFAQSISGGGGTGGAANATSNSAVIDPFTYQDPPPPDPEHPNDPPDPPERNNNYSINASVGGAGGDSHAGGQIDLTNEGSISTSGYSSQGLFAQSIGGGGGVAADGSLDTRTTLSLGVRINGASGESGSGGAVTISNTGSITTSQNDAYGVFAQSIGGGGGLATSGSDIPFVVSPTFGVYPNLHVGVNLGINLNNNTAVDGGKVAVTNGGATSGQGIVHTQGDLSMGLVAQSVGGGGGKAGTIFGTNSIALPDLDVRLGADKGYGNGDTVTITLAPSSDIRTGNAGDGRGFAAYGIVAQSIGGGGGLSTDGSAAATGTIALGGSSSDAKGDGNTVTLQGTGLVSTQGEAAHGVVLQSIGGGGGIAVTGSSLAYQGSLDGVTPPALTLGGTHSYGHGGTVSVDNALLNVSTAGDNAFGVVLQSIGGGGGIATSKQTGGDMTLGRTGTNDDQQEGGAINATFAQGTTITTTGDGAHAIVVQSIGGGGGIANPEAGQGTLINVFDQEDQSHGYGGETHVSVNGTVSTSGVGANGILAQVIGGGGGLQGSWAGSTGGTNSSTDGSKNGTLTITQTGTISATGTHSIGIFAQNVAGNGSAGNDITITVNGSVSGTDYGIRVDGGKTNHIQVNGSVSGGIYYTTGNNLNVTNAGTVTGNISLNEDATGTFTNEDTGIFNTGTSIVATVSNMGTLLVGGDGSVTDTYMTGHYTQSQYALMQFDVLSSQSFDQFIFSSDGHGTFDGALYVMVANNGWDLRAGDTLTLIGAAATGTNTFTAGFLDDMAIYGLGVGVDAYLFEDTDHSIKMSVTAVPEPATTFLMLAGGAVVFLLRRRMSRRQAPR
- a CDS encoding CC0125/CC1285 family lipoprotein; protein product: MKTRLLSALLAAIAFAGCSTPLYYGPKRDIGGWEVDRLAADSFRVNFRASSYAADKIVDDYALLKAADTAQEYGFRYFSVVNKQDIGRTTEVDQWANSYATGTYGPTGGMTSSTQSYNQTASVYRPGSSLKIICFKNPPANHPGTVYDAKEVSERLRARYQIAG